In Paludibacter propionicigenes WB4, the genomic window GAGAGGAATGAAATATTGGCATAAAAAAGGCCTATTCTCGCGAGAATAGGCCTTTTGTGTACGAGAGTTTATTATATGTTTGCAATTCTTTTAATCTCTTCAATTATAGCTGAAGCAAATGCTTCTGCTTGTTCTGCTGTTCCGGCTTCAGAGTAAATGCGAATAATAGGCTCTGTATTTGATTTACGTAAATGAACCCAACCCGTAGGAAAATCAATTTTTACTCCATCGATATCATTTACTTCAAACTGTTGATACGATTTTTTTATAACAGACAATATTCCATCAACATCTATACTGGGAGTTAATTGAATCTTATTTTTAGAGATATAATACTCAGGATATGTTTTACGTAGGTCTGATACGGTTGTTTTAGTTTTGGCCAGATTGGTCAGAAACAAAGCAATGCCTACCAAAGCATCACGTCCGTAATGGCTGGCAGGGTAGATAATACCACCATTGCCTTCGCCCCCAATAACAGCATTTGTAGCTTTCATTGCTGTAACGACATTCACTTCGCCTACAGCCGCAGCAGTATATTTTCCGCCACGTAAATTGGTAACATCGCGTAAAGCACGTGTTGAACTCAGATTGGAAACAGTGTTTCCCGGCATATGTTGAAGCACATAATCAGCTACAGATACTAAGGTGTATTCTTCTCCAAACATGCTTCCATCTTCACAGATTATAGCAAGGCGATCAACATCGGGATCTACAACAAATCCGACGTCTGCTTTGCCTTGTTTCATTAGCGATGATATATCCGTGAGATGTTCAGGCAATGGCTCCGGATTATGAGGAAAATGACCGTTAGGTTCACAGAAGAGTTTTTCAACTTTCTTTACTCCCAATGCTTCAAGTAATGCGGGAATGATAATACCACCAACAGAGTTTACACAGTCAATGGCAACGCTAAAATTGGCGGCTTTAATCGCTTCTACGTCTACTAAATCAAGAGCAAGTACACTATCGATGTGTTTTTTGTCGTATGAAGAATCAATAGTGAGTTTTCCTAGCTGATCTACATCGGAGAACGTGAAACTTTCATCCAAAGCAATTTTCAATACGTTTTCACCTTCAATGGCATTCAGAAATTCACCTTTCTCGTTTAAAAGCTTTAGTGCATTCCATTGTTTCGGATTGTGACTGGCCGTAAGAATGATACCTCCGGCTGCTTTTTCCATGGTCACAGCCAATTCAGTTGTTGGGGTTGTAGCTAATCCGATGTTAACCACATCCAGACCCATGCCCAGCAGTGTTCCAACTACTAGTTGATTAACCATTTCGCCAGAGATACGCGCATCTCTTCCAACTACTATTTTGTTTGAATTTGTTTGTTTAGTTGCCTTGATTTGAGTAGCATAAGCTGCTGTAAATCGAACTATGTCTAAAGGGTTTAATCCATCACCAACCGTTCCGCCGATTGTACCGCGAA contains:
- the glmM gene encoding phosphoglucosamine mutase produces the protein MTLIKSISGIRGTIGGTVGDGLNPLDIVRFTAAYATQIKATKQTNSNKIVVGRDARISGEMVNQLVVGTLLGMGLDVVNIGLATTPTTELAVTMEKAAGGIILTASHNPKQWNALKLLNEKGEFLNAIEGENVLKIALDESFTFSDVDQLGKLTIDSSYDKKHIDSVLALDLVDVEAIKAANFSVAIDCVNSVGGIIIPALLEALGVKKVEKLFCEPNGHFPHNPEPLPEHLTDISSLMKQGKADVGFVVDPDVDRLAIICEDGSMFGEEYTLVSVADYVLQHMPGNTVSNLSSTRALRDVTNLRGGKYTAAAVGEVNVVTAMKATNAVIGGEGNGGIIYPASHYGRDALVGIALFLTNLAKTKTTVSDLRKTYPEYYISKNKIQLTPSIDVDGILSVIKKSYQQFEVNDIDGVKIDFPTGWVHLRKSNTEPIIRIYSEAGTAEQAEAFASAIIEEIKRIANI